A genomic window from Silene latifolia isolate original U9 population chromosome Y, ASM4854445v1, whole genome shotgun sequence includes:
- the LOC141628787 gene encoding uncharacterized protein LOC141628787: MPICVERRSPPAYVNAIDDAEESEIEPWYASILKYKETREYAPDLDTRGKRALRMLAAQFIRTYDGKLYKRTAQDVLLRCINKPTAEKVMEEVHYGECWTHMNAHMLVWKIMRLGYYWTTMETDCRKYVRYYHNCHIFANVQHVPHSMLYTMTSPWAVYIIAKVNPSGTEGHYFILVAIDYFTEWVEAMYYKVLNAKQTNGAVEAVNKTVATILRKMSANYKEWSEKIPFALWGYMTSIRTATGATPYYLVYGRDAVQPVALEILSLRILLESQVTEAEWVQVRYDSLVILDERWLNALYHVQLNQKRIERAFNKKVKPREINEGDLVLMSVRALLPIDPRDKFKPKWASPYLVKKILSGGDVWLTYLDRNDFMNPRNLDQLKKYYP; encoded by the exons atgccaatatgtgtcgaacgaagatcgccACCTGCTTATGTGAATGCAATTGATGATGCCGAGGAAAGTGAAATTGAACCTTGGTATGCATCCATTTTAAAGTACAAGGAAACAAGAGAGTATGCTCCCGACCTTGATACACGAGGGAAACGTGCCTTACGAATGTTGGCAGCCCAATTCATTAGGACTTATGATGGgaaattgtacaaaagaacagcGCAAGATGTTCTGTTACGATGCATTAATAAACCAACCGCTGAgaaagttatggaagaagtccattACGGTGAATGTTGgacacacatgaatgcccatatgttaGTCTGGAAGATCATGAGACTAGGTTACTATTGGACAACGATGGAAACAGACTGTCGCAAGTATGTCAGGTACTATCACAATTGCCATATTTTTGCGAATGTTCAACATGTACCGCATTCTATGTTATACACTATGACGTCACCCTGGGCAGTCTACATAATTGCAAAAGTAAACCCATCTGGAACAGAAGGGCACTATTTTATCCTTgtcgcaatcgactacttcacggAGTGGGTAGAAGCAATGTATTATAAAGTACTAAATGCAAAGCAG ACAAATGGTGCGGTAGAGGCTGTCAATAAGACAGTTGCAACCATTTTAAGGAAGATGTCTGCTAACTATAAGGAGTGGTCGGAGAAAATACCCTTCGCATTGTGGGGGTATATGACTTCGATCAGGACAGCTACGGGAGCAACCCCATACTATCTGGTTTATGGGAGAGATGCAGTTCAGCCAGTTGCGTTGGAAATACTGTCTCTAAGGATCTTACTAGAGAGTCAGGTTACCGAAGCAGAATGGGTTCAAGTAAGATATGATTCTTTGGTAATACTCGATGAACGATGGTTGAATGCACTATATCATGTTCAACTCAATCAGAAGAGGATAGAGAGGGCTTTCAACAAGAAAGTGAAACCACGAGAGATCAATGAAGGAGACCTAGTTCTTATGTCAGTCAGAGCCTTGTTGCCAATTGACCCGAGGGATAAGTTCAAACCAAAATGGGCAAGCCCTTATTTGGTAAAGAAGATTTTGTCGGGAGGTGATGTCTGGTTGACATATTTGGATAGGAATGACTTCATGAATCCCAGGAACTTAGACcagctgaagaaatactatccttga